One region of Lycium barbarum isolate Lr01 unplaced genomic scaffold, ASM1917538v2 unchr_scaffold_64, whole genome shotgun sequence genomic DNA includes:
- the LOC132625754 gene encoding uncharacterized protein LOC132625754, with translation MVAEVAVPVPMLMLAEKEGNEEKREFFDLIKGVTYTMSFPELVGKRCLGVGISGWIFTADGKGNMNLFHLNSRSLIELPHMDTLKGFDADHVRGYCEYYVEKALLSSDPHTTDDYILMIIQGVPRSLAYWKPGKKGFITPGLPERAYSDVTWHDGQFYGVDYGGNVVILDFRGGLEPTIGRVVKGVPSEFICGMRLYIVHSLGDLFVITRDGVCNHPETNSYGVEEFIVSKVDVDNESYEEVDDLEKRALFLGFSASLVVEQYGCKANHIYFTDDCSEAYYSSEKGGGKDMGIYNLFEDTIEPHYTGESYHRFSPPEDAKD, from the exons ATGGTTGCTGAAGTTGCAGTTCCAGTTCCAATGTTGATGCTGGCCGAGAAGGAAGGGAATGAAGAAAAACGTGAGTTTTTTGACTTAATAAAGGGTGTCACCTACACTATGAGTTTCCCAGAACTTGTGGGAAAACGCTGTTTGGGTGTTGGAATTTCAGGATGGATTTTCACAGCAGATGGCAAAGGGAATATGAATTTGTTCCATCTCAATTCTCGTTCTCTTATAGAATTGCCTCACATGGACACACTCAAGGGTTTTGATGCAGATCATGTACGCGGTTACTGCGAGTATTATGTTGAAAAAGCACTGCTCTCTTCGGATCCTCATACAACCGACGACTATATTTTGATGATTATTCAAGGAGTACCTCGTTCATTAGCTTACTGGAAACCTGGAAAGAAGGGGTTTATTACACCAGGACTGCCCGAACGGGCCTATTCTGATGTAACATGGCATGATGGCCAGTTTTATGGAGTTGATTATGGGGGAAACGTTGTAATCTTGGACTTTAGAGGAGGGTTAGAACCAACCATTGGAAGGGTAGTTAAAGGAGTGCCTTCTGAGTTTATTTGTGGAATGCGGCTCTACATTGTGCATTCTTTAGGTGACCTATTTGTGATCACTCGAGATGGAGTTTGTAACCACCCCGAAACAAATTCATATGGTGTTGAAGAATTTATTGTTAGCAAGGTGGATGTGGATAATGAGAGTTATGAGGAGGTTGATGATTTGGAGAAGAGGGCACTCTTCCTCGGGTTTAGTGCCTCTTTGGTTGTCGAACAATATGGATGCAAAGCGAACCATATATATTTTACTGATGATTGTTCTGAGGCCTACTATTCTAGTGAAAAAGGAGGTGGCAAGGACATGGGCATATACAACTTGTTTGAGGATACCATTGAGCCTCACTATACCGGTGAATCCTACCACAGATTCAGTCCACCT GAGGATGCTAAGGACTGA
- the LOC132625753 gene encoding meiotic recombination protein DMC1 homolog, with protein MCFDFRHEEHLQLLEREEIENEEHLLEAINDKLISHGINVGDVKKLQDAGIYTCNGLMMHCDKKLTRIKGLSEAKVDNICEAAEKIVNFGYITGIDVLLERKQVVFITTGSQALDELLEGGIEISAIAEAFGEFRSGKIQLADTLYVSTQLPTSMKGGNGKVVYIDTEGTFRSDRVVLIAERFGMDAGAVLDNIIYARACSYEYQHNLLLGLTAKMAEEPFRLLIVDSVIALFQVDFTGRGGLADRPQKLAQMLSRLIKIAEEFNVAVYMTNQVIADPGSGVFISDPKKPAGGHVLAHTPTIRLMFRKGDGEQRVCKVYDAPNLPT; from the exons ATGTGTTTTGATTTCAGACATGAAGAACACTTACAGCTCCTTGAACGAGAAGAGATCGAAAATGAAGAACACTTATTAGAAGCTATTAATGATAAAC TGATATCTCATGGAATCAATGTTGGGGATGTAAAGAAGCTACAAGACGCGGGTATCTACACCTGCAATGGCTTGATGATGCACTGTGATAag AAATTGACTCGGATCAAAGGGTTATCTGAGGCAAAAGTTGATAACATCTGTGAAGCAGCTGAGAAGATAGTG AACTTCGGCTATATTACTGGGATTGATGTTCTCCTCGAA AGGAAGCAAGTAGTTTTTATCACAACTGGAAGCCAGGCACTGGATGAGCTCTTAGAAG GAGGGATAGAAATTTCAGCAATCGCTGAAGCTTTTGGTGAATTCAG ATCTGGAAAGATACAACTTGCTGATACTCTATATGTCTCTACTCAG CTTCCTACTAGTATGAAGGGTGGGAATGGAAAGGTGGTTTACATTGACACTGAGGGAACATT TCGGTCAGATCGTGTTGTGCTCATTGCTGAAAGATTTGGAATGGACGCGGGAGCAGTTCTTGACAAC ATCATTTATGCTCGTGCATGCTCATATGAGTATCAACACAACCTGCTTCTTGGTCTGACAGCAAAAATGGCTGAAGAGCCTTTCAGACTTCTG ATTGTTGACTCTGTGATCGCTTTATTTCAAGTCGATTTCACTGGAAGAGGAGGGCTTGCAGATCGACCG CAAAAGTTGGCTCAGATGCTGTCCCGACTGATAAAGATAGCTGAGGAATTTAATGTCGCTGTTTACATGACCAATCAAG TTATAGCTGATCCAGGCAGTGGTGTGTTCATATCAGATCCAAAGAAACCAGCAGGAGGTCATGTCCTTGCTCACACACCTACCATACGACTAATGTTCAGGAAGGGCGATGGAGAGCAACGAGTCTGCAAGGTGTACGATGCACCAAATCTTCCAACATAG
- the LOC132625752 gene encoding uncharacterized protein LOC132625752 has product MVAEVAVPVPMLMLAEKEGNEEKREFFDLIKGVTYTMSFPELVGKRCLGVGIPGWIFTADGKGNMNLFHLNSRSLIELPHMDTLKGFDADHVRGYCEYYVEKALLSSDPHTTDDYILMIIQGVPRSLAYWKPGKKGFITPGLPERAYSDVTWHDGQFYGVDYGGNVVILDFRGGLEPTIGRVVKGVPSEFICGMRLYIVHSLGDLFVITRDGVCNHPETNSYGVEEFIVSKVDVDNESYEEVDDLEKRALFLGFSASLVVEQYGCKANHIYFTDDCSEAYYSSEKGGGKDMGIYNLFEDTIEPHYTGESYHRFSPPVWIFNTPFSL; this is encoded by the coding sequence ATGGTTGCTGAAGTTGCAGTTCCAGTTCCAATGTTGATGCTGGCCGAGAAGGAAGGGAATGAAGAAAAACGTGAGTTTTTTGACTTAATAAAGGGTGTCACCTACACTATGAGTTTCCCAGAACTTGTGGGAAAACGCTGTTTGGGTGTTGGAATTCCAGGATGGATTTTCACAGCAGATGGCAAAGGGAATATGAATTTGTTCCATCTCAATTCTCGTTCTCTTATAGAATTGCCTCACATGGACACACTCAAGGGTTTTGATGCAGATCATGTACGCGGTTACTGCGAGTATTATGTTGAAAAAGCACTGCTCTCTTCGGATCCTCATACAACCGACGACTATATTTTGATGATTATTCAAGGAGTACCTCGTTCATTAGCTTACTGGAAACCTGGAAAGAAGGGGTTTATTACACCAGGACTGCCTGAACGGGCCTATTCTGATGTAACATGGCATGATGGCCAGTTTTATGGAGTTGATTATGGGGGAAACGTTGTAATCTTGGACTTTAGAGGAGGGTTAGAACCAACCATTGGAAGGGTAGTTAAAGGAGTGCCTTCTGAGTTTATTTGTGGAATGCGGCTCTACATTGTGCATTCTTTAGGTGACCTATTTGTGATCACTCGAGATGGAGTTTGTAACCACCCCGAAACAAATTCATATGGTGTTGAAGAATTTATTGTTAGCAAGGTTGATGTGGATAATGAGAGTTATGAGGAGGTTGATGATTTGGAGAAGAGGGCACTCTTCCTCGGGTTTAGTGCCTCTTTGGTTGTCGAACAATATGGATGCAAAGCGAACCATATATATTTTACTGATGATTGTTCTGAGGCCTACTATTCTAGTGAAAAAGGAGGTGGCAAGGACATGGGCATATACAACTTGTTTGAGGATACCATTGAGCCTCACTATACCGGGGAATCCTACCACAGATTCAGTCCACCTGTATGGATCTTCAACACTCCTTTCTCTCTTTAG